In one Planktothrix serta PCC 8927 genomic region, the following are encoded:
- a CDS encoding transglutaminase domain-containing protein: MNLNSPTLGKNTKFKPRTIRPMGVSALHGLTGVGDSLFAIDTLRGFLLQIDPKTDNATVVNPDLTLAFRDVTGLALWGDTLWFTRGNEVYYCPHVIQGNSIVNLEPQLFIQLPYHATGIAVWESTLYFACDRIGSILVYSQNTKQEITRFYAPGIGVENLTIRNEELWVCDREEQTVYCLERGTGETRFSVLTPFESPSGLAFYTDSETGEEVLYVAYAGDELYIRDNPSSPDQFELARRDRTFIHPLYFHYNQQENYATSNGYLIEMSYVEELEPLEAVHIENLEWRIALPSNTKRQKVLEVSHIGIPFREEIEEGEKVAVFNFNPLTSTERLIFGWKALVEVRSIKYQINTRQVENLPKLSSDVLQKYLVDDDHLAMNTTIVQEAAKAAIRNETNFLRQLLSIRNYVYDQLSYSLTSKIENPDVVLKRGIGSCGEYVGVLLALARLNGIACRTIGRYKCPQFADRRGVPLEPEYNHVWLEFYIPGFGWVPMESNPDDIQEGGPYPLRFFMGLAWYHIEIGKGIRFQRLTNQGVDVDREKVSLGTLAINHVRFTILDELPAV; this comes from the coding sequence ATGAATCTTAACTCACCGACTTTGGGAAAAAATACCAAGTTTAAACCCCGAACAATTCGACCGATGGGAGTTTCTGCTTTACATGGCTTAACTGGGGTAGGAGACTCCCTATTTGCTATTGATACCTTACGCGGATTTTTACTTCAAATTGACCCGAAAACGGATAATGCAACGGTTGTTAATCCTGATTTAACTTTAGCGTTTAGAGATGTTACAGGTTTAGCTCTTTGGGGGGATACACTCTGGTTTACTCGCGGGAATGAAGTTTATTATTGTCCCCATGTAATTCAAGGGAATTCTATTGTTAATCTTGAGCCTCAATTGTTTATTCAATTACCCTATCATGCCACCGGAATTGCGGTTTGGGAATCCACACTTTATTTCGCTTGCGATCGCATCGGATCTATTCTCGTTTATAGTCAAAATACAAAACAGGAAATTACCCGGTTTTATGCTCCCGGAATTGGGGTAGAAAACCTGACGATTAGAAATGAAGAATTATGGGTTTGCGATCGCGAAGAACAAACGGTTTATTGTTTAGAAAGAGGAACAGGGGAAACAAGATTTAGTGTTTTAACACCGTTTGAATCTCCCAGTGGGTTAGCGTTTTATACCGATTCTGAAACAGGGGAAGAAGTTCTCTATGTGGCTTATGCTGGAGATGAACTGTATATCCGAGATAATCCCAGTTCCCCTGATCAATTTGAATTAGCTAGACGCGATCGCACGTTTATTCATCCCCTCTATTTTCATTATAATCAACAGGAAAACTACGCCACATCTAATGGCTATTTGATCGAGATGTCCTATGTGGAGGAGTTGGAACCTTTAGAAGCGGTTCATATCGAAAATTTAGAATGGCGAATTGCTTTACCTTCTAATACCAAACGCCAAAAAGTTTTAGAAGTTTCTCATATTGGAATTCCGTTTCGGGAAGAAATAGAAGAGGGGGAAAAAGTTGCGGTTTTTAACTTTAATCCTTTGACTTCGACGGAACGTTTAATTTTTGGTTGGAAAGCCTTGGTGGAAGTTCGGAGTATTAAATATCAAATTAATACCCGTCAGGTGGAAAATTTACCGAAATTGTCGTCCGATGTACTCCAAAAATATTTAGTTGATGATGATCATTTAGCGATGAATACTACGATTGTTCAGGAAGCAGCAAAAGCCGCTATTCGCAATGAAACGAATTTTCTCCGCCAACTTTTAAGTATTCGCAATTATGTTTATGATCAGTTATCCTATAGTCTAACCTCTAAGATTGAAAATCCTGATGTAGTTTTGAAGCGAGGAATTGGTTCCTGTGGGGAATATGTCGGGGTTTTATTAGCATTAGCACGATTAAATGGGATTGCTTGTCGTACTATTGGACGTTATAAATGTCCTCAATTTGCTGACCGTCGAGGAGTACCTTTAGAACCCGAATATAATCACGTTTGGTTAGAATTTTATATCCCCGGTTTCGGTTGGGTTCCAATGGAATCTAACCCCGATGATATTCAAGAAGGAGGGCCCTATCCCCTGCGATTTTTTATGGGATTAGCTTGGTATCATATTGAAATTGGTAAAGGTATCCGCTTTCAACGCTTAACAAATCAAGGTGTTGATGTTGACCGCGAAAAAGTCTCTTTGGGAACCTTAGCGATTAATCATGTTCGGTTTACCATTTTAGATGAGTTACCTGCGGTTTAA
- a CDS encoding pepsin/retropepsin-like aspartic protease family protein, with protein MTPTIKEPMGKITTTLTITNRLDQGKAEDNLIPADRVRSITIKDVLVDTEATTLCLPQDAIAQLGLKLLKTVPVATATGIGTARIFEDAKISLMGRDATFECIELPAGADPLLGVIPLEALGIELDLQKQTLVLLPLSPTASYLRI; from the coding sequence ATGACACCAACTATCAAAGAACCAATGGGAAAAATTACCACAACGTTGACAATCACAAATCGGCTAGACCAAGGTAAGGCGGAAGATAATCTAATTCCTGCCGATCGAGTCCGTTCTATTACAATAAAAGATGTGCTGGTAGATACGGAAGCAACTACTTTATGCTTGCCGCAGGATGCGATCGCTCAACTCGGTTTAAAACTTCTGAAAACCGTACCTGTAGCAACGGCAACTGGTATCGGTACGGCACGCATTTTTGAAGATGCAAAAATTTCATTAATGGGAAGAGACGCGACTTTTGAGTGCATAGAATTGCCCGCAGGAGCAGATCCGTTATTGGGCGTTATCCCCTTAGAAGCTTTGGGTATTGAATTAGATTTGCAGAAACAAACTCTCGTGCTTTTGCCGCTGAGTCCTACAGCCAGTTATTTAAGAATTTGA
- a CDS encoding type II toxin-antitoxin system VapC family toxin produces the protein MDTNILLRFADRSHPLYPVIRTAVKQLRQDGYKLQLASQNCVEFWNVVTRPIEKNGIGLTPADADLLLRRIERLFPLFPDTNLTYSEWRRLVVTYRVSGVQVHDARLVAIMKANGAAHILTLNVKDFTRYANEGIVPIDPNTISE, from the coding sequence GTGGATACGAATATTTTGCTGCGGTTTGCAGATCGCTCTCATCCTTTATATCCTGTAATCCGAACTGCCGTAAAACAATTGCGACAAGATGGATATAAACTGCAACTAGCATCACAAAACTGCGTTGAGTTTTGGAATGTTGTTACTCGCCCGATCGAGAAAAATGGCATTGGATTGACTCCTGCTGATGCAGATCTTCTTTTACGGCGGATCGAGCGTCTTTTTCCATTGTTTCCCGACACAAATCTAACTTACTCCGAATGGCGTAGGTTAGTTGTCACATACAGAGTTTCGGGAGTTCAAGTACATGATGCCCGTCTTGTGGCTATTATGAAAGCAAACGGTGCAGCACACATTTTGACGCTAAATGTTAAGGATTTTACTCGCTATGCCAACGAAGGAATTGTGCCGATCGATCCAAATACTATCTCTGAATAA